Proteins co-encoded in one Meiothermus sp. genomic window:
- the pth gene encoding aminoacyl-tRNA hydrolase — protein MFLIVGQGNPGLQYARTKHNVGFWVLDRLSSEFRPKGNALIAEIKLQRPSGEWVSGLLVKPTTFYNATGEAVAPLARYYKVPPERILVIHDELDLPPGRLRFKAGGSNAGNYGLESITAHLGTRDFHRLRIGIGKPPSPEAGAGWVLSGFHPDLVPVMDRVIAAAAEAAKLWATEGLEAAQKKYNGLRLDVA, from the coding sequence ATGTTTCTGATCGTAGGACAGGGCAACCCCGGCCTGCAATATGCCCGTACCAAACACAACGTGGGGTTCTGGGTGCTGGATCGGCTTAGCTCGGAATTTCGTCCCAAGGGCAATGCACTGATAGCTGAAATAAAGCTTCAGAGGCCATCAGGTGAGTGGGTTTCAGGCCTGCTGGTCAAGCCCACCACCTTTTACAACGCCACCGGCGAGGCCGTAGCCCCGCTGGCCCGCTACTACAAGGTGCCCCCCGAGCGCATCCTGGTGATTCACGACGAGCTGGATCTGCCCCCTGGCCGGCTGCGCTTCAAAGCCGGTGGGAGCAACGCGGGCAACTACGGCCTGGAGTCCATTACCGCCCACCTGGGTACACGGGATTTCCACCGCTTGCGCATTGGTATCGGCAAGCCCCCTTCACCCGAGGCAGGGGCAGGCTGGGTGCTCTCGGGTTTTCATCCCGATTTGGTGCCAGTAATGGACAGGGTGATTGCCGCCGCAGCCGAAGCAGCCAAACTCTGGGCGACCGAAGGCCTCGAGGCCGCCCAGAAAAAATACAACGGTCTCAGACTCGATGTGGCCTAA
- the pstA gene encoding phosphate ABC transporter permease PstA, whose protein sequence is MQRGLSLESSKSPENLRRERINRVFARAVIVPTALALALIAVLILDTLYDTISVQVVEVTETSGKSFPLGQAWNAEQVIRLELLAQGLPEEEVNRLMADPEEMRIFGLRNRVELMWATQDGPLRWVVSSIDDERVSNYSLLEGLRRWNELKAGLQENQQLRLNPWLDYSFLNRDPSRNPISAGLRVALFGTLWLLTMTLLLSVPIGVGTAIYLEEYAPKNALTRFIEINLRNLAGVPSIVFGLLGLAVFVRGMNLGPTLAAAALTMALLIMPTITIAAREALRAVPDSVRLAAYALGATKWQTISRVVIPATIPGIATGVILAAARAIGEAAPLLLVGAAAYVAFVPQGPMSEYTVLPVQIYLWISANLSEFANTAAAGIIVLLLTLAGLYALAFWVRRRFRVEW, encoded by the coding sequence ATGCAACGGGGTTTATCGCTGGAGTCCTCTAAAAGTCCAGAGAACCTGCGGCGCGAACGGATCAACCGGGTGTTCGCCCGTGCGGTGATTGTACCCACCGCGCTGGCGCTGGCCCTGATCGCCGTGCTGATTCTGGACACCCTATACGACACCATCTCGGTGCAGGTGGTCGAGGTCACCGAGACCAGCGGGAAGAGTTTTCCCCTGGGGCAGGCCTGGAACGCCGAACAGGTGATCCGCCTCGAGCTTCTGGCCCAGGGTCTGCCTGAGGAAGAGGTGAACCGGCTGATGGCCGATCCGGAGGAGATGCGCATCTTTGGACTCCGCAACCGGGTCGAGCTGATGTGGGCAACCCAGGACGGGCCGCTGCGCTGGGTGGTCAGCAGCATTGACGACGAACGCGTGAGCAACTACTCGCTCCTCGAGGGCCTGCGGCGCTGGAACGAACTCAAAGCGGGCTTGCAGGAAAACCAGCAACTTCGCCTCAATCCCTGGCTCGACTATTCCTTTCTTAACCGCGACCCCTCGCGCAACCCCATCTCGGCAGGGCTGCGGGTGGCCCTGTTCGGCACCCTGTGGCTCCTGACCATGACCCTGCTGCTAAGCGTTCCCATTGGGGTAGGTACGGCTATTTACCTCGAGGAGTACGCCCCCAAAAACGCCCTGACCCGCTTCATCGAGATCAACCTGCGCAACCTGGCCGGGGTGCCCAGCATCGTCTTTGGGCTGCTGGGGCTGGCGGTCTTCGTGCGCGGGATGAACCTGGGCCCCACCCTGGCCGCCGCCGCCCTGACCATGGCCCTTTTGATCATGCCCACCATTACCATCGCGGCCCGCGAGGCTTTGCGGGCCGTGCCCGACTCGGTACGCCTGGCGGCCTATGCGCTGGGAGCCACCAAGTGGCAGACTATCTCCAGGGTGGTCATTCCGGCTACCATTCCCGGCATCGCTACGGGGGTTATTCTGGCTGCGGCCCGGGCCATTGGCGAGGCAGCCCCGCTTCTGCTGGTAGGGGCAGCGGCCTATGTAGCCTTTGTACCGCAGGGGCCTATGTCGGAGTACACCGTGCTACCGGTGCAGATTTACCTGTGGATCTCGGCCAATCTGAGTGAGTTTGCCAACACCGCAGCGGCAGGTATCATCGTGCTGCTCCTGACGCTGGCCGGTTTGTATGCGCTGGCCTTCTGGGTACGGCGGCGCTTTAGGGTGGAGTGGTAA
- a CDS encoding fumarate reductase/succinate dehydrogenase flavoprotein subunit, which yields MESYTIHDYDVLVIGAGGAGLRAAIAAIEQGAKVGVVTKSLLGKAHTVMAEGGMAAAMGNVRPEDNWKVHFRDTLKGGGMLNNWKMVENYTKEAPDRVRELEQWGAVFDRTPDGRINQRNFGGHSYPRLAHVGDRTGLELIRTLQDHAVKMGIHAHMETTVYRLLTDAGRVVGALGFNRQTGEFLVFRAKAVVLATGGLGRIYQITSNSWECTGDGFSLASMVGADLIDMEFIQFHPTGMVWPPSVMGILVTEGVRGEGGVLKNSEGRRFMFDNVPERYKGEFAETEEEAERWLQGDRSARRPPELLTRDVVARAIRKEVNEGRGSPHGGAYLDIASRRPADYIKKKLPSMYHQFMKLGNLDITKEPMEVGPTCHYVMGGVRVDPDTQATNVPGLYAAGEVAGGLHGANRLGGNSLSDLVVFGRRAGMAAAEYAAKQTGSYQVDEAQVRAYIAEALQPFNNPQGENPFALMKELRATMQKNAGIMREESELKAQLEILANLKKRAWNTSVSGSRAYNPGWHTALDMRLMVEISEAVVLAALARKESRGGHARLDYPDPDPTFAKINHIIRRSSDGTLTVVAEPLPEMPEELRKVAEAKDLKELSDKVGA from the coding sequence ATGGAATCCTATACAATCCACGACTACGACGTACTTGTTATCGGCGCTGGGGGCGCCGGTCTGCGGGCTGCCATCGCGGCCATCGAGCAAGGGGCCAAGGTGGGGGTGGTTACCAAGAGCCTCCTGGGCAAGGCCCACACCGTGATGGCCGAGGGGGGCATGGCGGCCGCGATGGGCAACGTACGCCCGGAGGACAACTGGAAAGTACATTTCCGCGACACCCTCAAGGGCGGGGGCATGCTCAACAACTGGAAGATGGTGGAGAACTACACCAAGGAAGCCCCCGACCGGGTGCGTGAGCTAGAACAATGGGGGGCTGTCTTCGACCGTACCCCCGATGGCCGGATCAACCAGCGCAACTTTGGGGGGCACTCCTACCCCCGGCTGGCCCACGTCGGCGACCGCACCGGCCTCGAGCTCATCCGCACCCTACAAGACCACGCGGTAAAGATGGGCATCCATGCCCACATGGAGACCACCGTCTACCGCCTTCTGACCGATGCCGGCCGGGTAGTAGGGGCCCTAGGCTTTAACCGCCAGACCGGGGAATTCCTGGTCTTCCGGGCCAAGGCGGTGGTGCTGGCTACAGGCGGGCTGGGCCGCATCTACCAGATCACCTCCAACTCCTGGGAGTGCACCGGCGATGGCTTCTCGCTGGCCAGCATGGTGGGCGCCGATCTGATCGATATGGAGTTCATCCAGTTCCACCCTACCGGGATGGTCTGGCCGCCCAGCGTGATGGGTATTCTGGTGACCGAAGGCGTGCGGGGCGAAGGGGGTGTCCTCAAGAACAGCGAGGGCAGGCGCTTCATGTTCGACAATGTGCCCGAGCGCTACAAAGGCGAGTTTGCCGAAACCGAGGAGGAAGCCGAGCGCTGGCTCCAGGGCGACCGCAGCGCCCGCCGTCCGCCCGAGTTGCTAACCCGCGACGTAGTCGCAAGGGCCATCCGCAAGGAGGTTAACGAGGGCCGGGGAAGCCCCCACGGTGGTGCTTACCTCGACATTGCCAGCCGACGCCCTGCCGACTACATCAAAAAGAAACTGCCCAGCATGTACCACCAGTTCATGAAGCTGGGCAACCTGGATATCACCAAAGAACCCATGGAGGTGGGCCCCACCTGCCACTACGTGATGGGTGGGGTGCGGGTCGACCCGGACACCCAGGCCACCAACGTACCAGGGCTGTACGCTGCGGGCGAGGTGGCGGGGGGACTCCATGGGGCCAACCGCCTGGGCGGCAACTCCCTGTCCGACCTGGTGGTGTTTGGGCGGCGGGCCGGTATGGCTGCCGCTGAGTATGCGGCCAAGCAGACCGGCTCCTACCAGGTGGACGAGGCCCAGGTACGGGCCTACATCGCCGAGGCCCTGCAACCCTTCAACAACCCCCAGGGCGAGAACCCCTTTGCACTCATGAAAGAGCTTCGCGCCACCATGCAGAAAAACGCTGGCATTATGCGCGAAGAAAGCGAACTCAAAGCCCAGCTCGAGATTCTGGCTAACCTCAAAAAGCGGGCCTGGAACACCTCGGTCTCGGGCAGTCGGGCCTACAACCCCGGCTGGCACACGGCCCTGGACATGCGCCTGATGGTGGAGATTTCCGAGGCCGTGGTGCTGGCCGCCCTAGCACGCAAGGAAAGCCGGGGGGGCCATGCGCGCCTCGACTACCCCGACCCCGACCCCACCTTTGCCAAAATCAACCACATCATCCGGCGCAGCAGCGATGGAACCCTTACGGTGGTGGCTGAGCCACTGCCCGAGATGCCGGAGGAGCTGCGTAAAGTGGCTGAGGCCAAAGACCTCAAGGAGCTCAGTGACAAGGTAGGTGCCTGA
- the speD gene encoding adenosylmethionine decarboxylase: protein MELFGFGPHLMIDGYHANAEKLADFELIRQVLDQLPEEMEMTKVLPPVVQRYPALPGHAEGITGVVIIAESHIAIHTFPSERFISVDIFSCKEFDLGKALKRVVEHFEIGRYETYLINRGKEYPKDLELARQIVAGEREYVQARIG from the coding sequence TTGGAACTGTTTGGTTTTGGCCCGCACCTGATGATCGACGGCTACCATGCAAACGCTGAAAAACTGGCCGATTTCGAGCTTATTCGGCAGGTTCTGGATCAGCTTCCCGAAGAGATGGAGATGACCAAGGTGCTGCCGCCGGTAGTGCAGCGCTACCCGGCGCTTCCAGGTCATGCGGAGGGGATTACGGGGGTGGTGATCATCGCCGAGAGCCACATTGCCATACACACCTTCCCCAGCGAGCGTTTTATTAGCGTGGATATTTTTTCCTGCAAAGAATTCGACCTGGGCAAAGCCCTCAAGCGGGTGGTGGAGCACTTCGAGATTGGACGCTACGAGACCTACCTGATTAACCGGGGCAAGGAGTATCCCAAGGACCTCGAGCTGGCCCGGCAGATAGTGGCCGGGGAGCGGGAGTACGTACAGGCCCGCATCGGTTAG
- a CDS encoding single-stranded DNA-binding protein — translation MSTNLVFISGVLSKHDLRYTPKGTPVLEVTLIGKRAVGNEHIFSRADLTFYGRMAEHWANHLVAGEAYQAMGHLVYESWEADGQKGSRLRIVGEDLFRLENADVRQEEQGPVLYGAENRVILSGGLTADPEIRQTPRKTPVARASLGFSSWDASAKQARSHYIELEAWRELAAPFASLKKGSPVLLEGALKTEVWEDQETKTRRYKRVLEVQRVTPLARIRPTERVQDAPAQVKPRTKSKQKTKAA, via the coding sequence ATGTCCACCAACCTAGTCTTCATCAGCGGTGTTCTGAGCAAACACGACCTTCGCTATACCCCTAAAGGTACCCCGGTGCTCGAGGTCACCCTGATCGGCAAACGGGCCGTTGGCAACGAGCATATTTTCTCCCGCGCCGACCTGACCTTCTATGGCAGGATGGCCGAGCACTGGGCCAACCATCTGGTAGCTGGAGAAGCCTATCAGGCGATGGGCCACCTGGTCTATGAGTCCTGGGAGGCCGATGGACAAAAAGGTTCGCGCCTGCGCATCGTGGGCGAGGATCTCTTCAGGCTGGAAAACGCCGATGTGCGGCAGGAAGAACAGGGCCCGGTGCTCTACGGGGCCGAGAACCGGGTGATCCTGTCCGGTGGCCTGACCGCCGACCCCGAGATCCGCCAGACCCCGCGCAAGACCCCGGTAGCCAGGGCCAGCCTGGGCTTCTCGAGCTGGGACGCTTCAGCCAAGCAAGCCAGGAGCCATTACATTGAGCTGGAAGCCTGGCGCGAGCTGGCCGCACCGTTCGCAAGCCTCAAGAAGGGCTCGCCGGTGCTGCTGGAAGGTGCGCTCAAGACCGAGGTCTGGGAAGACCAAGAAACCAAAACCAGGCGCTACAAGCGGGTTTTGGAAGTCCAGCGCGTGACCCCGCTGGCCCGCATCCGCCCTACCGAACGAGTCCAGGATGCACCTGCACAGGTCAAGCCTCGCACCAAGTCAAAGCAGAAGACTAAAGCCGCCTAG
- a CDS encoding 50S ribosomal protein L25, with the protein MEYRIKAQIRGNEKPMALRDAGKLPGVVYNRSENYKVTVDLKEFNKVFMAAGIHHVITLELENGKTVDTLVRQVNLDKRRRRPEHVDFYALSDEPVQMWIPVKIVGTAQGVREGGVLQLVNNDVQVKVSPKAIPPHIEVNVSHLRIGDSIHADELSLPPGVKLAMNPRDTIVAIVPPEDAEKLEAQAAAAPAEVEVIKKGKTEEEK; encoded by the coding sequence ATGGAATACCGCATCAAAGCCCAAATCCGTGGGAACGAAAAACCCATGGCCCTGCGCGACGCCGGCAAGCTGCCGGGGGTGGTCTACAACCGCAGCGAAAACTATAAGGTTACGGTAGACCTCAAGGAGTTCAACAAGGTCTTTATGGCCGCTGGGATCCACCACGTGATCACCCTCGAGCTCGAGAACGGGAAAACCGTGGATACCCTGGTGCGCCAGGTCAACCTGGATAAGCGCCGCCGTCGCCCCGAGCATGTCGACTTCTACGCCCTCTCGGATGAGCCGGTGCAGATGTGGATTCCGGTCAAGATTGTGGGTACGGCGCAGGGTGTACGTGAAGGCGGGGTGCTGCAACTCGTCAACAACGATGTGCAGGTCAAGGTTTCGCCCAAGGCCATTCCGCCCCATATCGAGGTCAACGTAAGCCACCTGCGGATTGGCGATAGCATCCATGCCGACGAGCTGAGCCTGCCGCCGGGTGTAAAGCTGGCCATGAACCCCCGCGACACCATTGTCGCCATCGTGCCACCTGAGGATGCTGAGAAGCTGGAAGCCCAGGCTGCGGCGGCTCCTGCCGAAGTGGAAGTCATCAAGAAGGGCAAGACCGAGGAAGAGAAGTAG
- the pstC gene encoding phosphate ABC transporter permease subunit PstC, whose protein sequence is MSTSSQNANSWANKHPGKSLSERLIGTGLFILATISVLTTAAVIVVLFSETFQFFRQVPLTEFLFAPEWTPLFADPRYGIGALLAGTFLFTGIGLVVAIPLGLMTAAYLSEYAPFEQSVRVKGIMELLEGVPTVVFGYFALLFVTPILQSLIPGLNLFNPISAGLVLGFAILPYISNVASDAMMAVPRSLREAAYALGATKFEVVTRVVFPAAISGIVAAILLATSRAVGETMIAAIAAGQRPLLTLDPRETIATMTSYIVQAATGDQPAGSLASRALFSVGATLFMFTLTFNILAQRVVERYRERYE, encoded by the coding sequence ATGAGCACTTCCTCCCAAAACGCCAATTCCTGGGCCAACAAACATCCCGGAAAGAGCCTGTCTGAACGCCTCATTGGGACAGGTTTGTTTATCCTGGCCACTATCTCCGTGCTAACCACCGCCGCGGTGATTGTGGTACTTTTCAGCGAGACTTTTCAGTTTTTCCGCCAGGTTCCCCTCACCGAGTTTCTCTTCGCCCCCGAGTGGACACCCCTTTTTGCCGACCCCCGCTATGGGATTGGGGCGCTGCTGGCCGGAACCTTTTTGTTTACCGGTATCGGCCTCGTTGTGGCCATTCCCCTGGGCCTGATGACCGCGGCCTACCTCTCGGAGTATGCCCCTTTCGAGCAAAGCGTGCGGGTTAAGGGCATTATGGAGCTGCTCGAGGGGGTGCCTACGGTGGTGTTTGGCTACTTTGCTTTGCTTTTCGTGACCCCCATCCTACAAAGCCTGATTCCAGGTCTTAACCTTTTTAACCCCATATCGGCTGGCCTGGTACTGGGGTTTGCCATCCTGCCCTACATCTCCAACGTGGCCTCCGACGCCATGATGGCGGTTCCCCGCAGCCTGCGCGAGGCTGCCTATGCGCTGGGGGCCACCAAGTTTGAGGTGGTCACGCGGGTGGTTTTTCCAGCAGCCATCTCGGGCATTGTAGCGGCCATCTTGCTGGCTACCAGCCGGGCTGTGGGCGAGACTATGATTGCCGCCATCGCCGCGGGACAACGTCCGCTCCTGACCCTCGATCCGCGCGAGACCATCGCCACCATGACCTCCTACATCGTGCAGGCGGCCACCGGCGACCAGCCTGCCGGTTCGCTAGCCTCGAGGGCCCTCTTCTCGGTGGGGGCTACGCTGTTTATGTTTACCCTGACGTTCAACATCCTGGCCCAACGGGTGGTCGAGCGCTACCGCGAGAGGTACGAATAA
- a CDS encoding succinate dehydrogenase — protein MSTKPVSGTESRQSDRQDAWWIEPLFTVLSLGLFGVYALWVAWNRQHFEFGPYLSPFYSIPIPGVHAKDLDWLAISPAFLVLWIPLGFRATCYYYRKAYYRAFFWDPPACAVPELRKAYSGERAFPFVLNNLHRYFWYLSVPVVAFLWYDAIRAFFFEDGFGVGVGSLVMLGNVILLSYYTFSCHAWRHLAGGCLNCMSKHKTRYTLWQRITRINESHGFWGVTSMLSVWFTDVYIRLCSMGTITDIRLF, from the coding sequence ATGAGTACGAAACCCGTTTCAGGTACAGAATCTCGGCAAAGCGATCGGCAGGACGCCTGGTGGATCGAGCCCCTTTTCACGGTGCTGAGCCTGGGCTTGTTTGGGGTATACGCCCTTTGGGTAGCCTGGAACCGTCAACACTTTGAGTTCGGGCCCTACCTATCGCCGTTCTACTCCATACCCATACCCGGCGTTCACGCCAAAGACCTCGACTGGCTGGCCATCTCGCCGGCCTTCCTGGTGCTCTGGATTCCCCTGGGCTTCCGCGCAACCTGCTACTACTACCGCAAAGCCTATTACCGGGCCTTCTTCTGGGACCCCCCGGCCTGCGCTGTGCCCGAGTTGCGCAAAGCCTATAGCGGTGAGCGGGCCTTCCCCTTTGTGCTAAACAACCTGCACCGCTACTTCTGGTATCTCTCGGTGCCGGTGGTGGCTTTCCTCTGGTACGATGCCATCCGGGCCTTTTTCTTCGAGGACGGCTTCGGGGTGGGTGTGGGCAGCCTGGTCATGCTGGGCAACGTGATTCTGCTCTCGTACTACACCTTCTCCTGCCACGCCTGGCGGCACCTGGCGGGCGGCTGCCTCAACTGCATGTCCAAACATAAAACCCGCTATACCCTGTGGCAGCGCATCACCCGCATCAACGAGAGCCACGGCTTCTGGGGGGTAACCAGCATGCTCTCGGTGTGGTTCACCGACGTCTACATCCGCCTGTGCTCCATGGGCACCATCACCGACATTCGCCTGTTCTAA
- the aceB gene encoding malate synthase A, which yields MSEMPKGVQILGPKLPASDTVLTPEALAFLAGLQREFNAVRKGLLQRRAEVAQRIQAGEKPGFLEHTRFVREGDWKVAPAPPDLNDRRVEITGPTERKMMINALNSGAKVFMADCEDSLSPTWENVVQGQQNLMDAVRRTISLSTPEKEYRLNEKIATLVVRPRGWHLNERHVLVDGEPMSGSLFDFGLYFFHNAHELLKRGSGPYFYLPKLENHLEARLWNDVFKFAQSYMGIPQGTIRATVLIETILAAFEMEEILYELREHAAGLNAGRWDYIFSCIKKFATHEVLFPDRAQVTMTVPFMRAYTELLVRTCHKRGAHAIGGMSAFIPSRKDPEVNAKAIEQVTKDKERESGDGFDGTWVAHPDLVPVAMAVFDKVLGDKPNQKDRLREDVDGKIKAEDLINFEVPGGKITEAGIRNNISVELQYMAAWLGGSGAVAIFNLMEDAATAEISRSQLWQWLRKGARLDDGRTFTQELYAKLKQEEMAKLAGLKNLEEAAQLLDELVLQPEFKEFLTLPAYERLG from the coding sequence ATGAGCGAGATGCCCAAAGGTGTGCAAATTCTAGGCCCCAAACTCCCTGCCTCCGATACGGTGCTGACCCCTGAGGCCCTGGCTTTTTTGGCCGGACTTCAGCGTGAGTTCAATGCGGTGCGCAAGGGTTTGTTGCAACGTCGCGCCGAAGTAGCCCAGCGCATCCAGGCCGGCGAAAAGCCCGGATTCCTCGAGCACACCCGGTTTGTCCGGGAAGGGGACTGGAAGGTGGCCCCCGCCCCCCCCGACCTCAACGACCGGCGGGTCGAGATTACCGGCCCTACCGAACGCAAAATGATGATTAATGCCCTTAACTCCGGGGCCAAGGTCTTCATGGCCGACTGCGAGGACTCGCTCTCGCCAACCTGGGAAAACGTGGTGCAGGGCCAGCAAAACCTGATGGATGCTGTGCGCCGTACCATTTCCCTGAGCACTCCCGAGAAGGAATACCGACTGAACGAGAAAATTGCCACTCTGGTGGTGCGCCCCAGGGGCTGGCACCTGAACGAACGGCATGTGCTGGTGGATGGCGAACCCATGTCCGGAAGCCTCTTCGACTTCGGGCTTTACTTTTTCCACAACGCCCACGAGCTACTAAAGCGCGGTAGCGGCCCCTACTTCTACCTGCCCAAGCTGGAGAACCACCTCGAGGCCCGCCTCTGGAACGACGTCTTCAAGTTTGCCCAGAGCTATATGGGCATTCCCCAGGGCACCATCCGGGCCACGGTGCTCATCGAGACCATCCTGGCCGCTTTCGAGATGGAGGAAATCCTCTACGAGTTGCGCGAGCACGCCGCCGGCCTCAACGCAGGGCGCTGGGACTACATCTTTAGCTGCATCAAGAAGTTCGCCACCCACGAGGTGCTCTTCCCCGACCGGGCCCAGGTCACCATGACCGTGCCTTTCATGCGGGCCTACACCGAGCTGCTGGTGCGCACCTGCCATAAGCGCGGAGCCCACGCCATTGGGGGGATGTCGGCCTTCATCCCCAGCCGCAAAGACCCCGAGGTGAACGCCAAGGCCATCGAGCAGGTCACCAAAGATAAGGAGCGGGAGTCGGGGGACGGCTTCGACGGCACCTGGGTGGCCCACCCCGACCTGGTGCCGGTAGCCATGGCGGTATTCGATAAGGTGCTGGGTGATAAACCCAACCAGAAAGACCGCCTGCGCGAGGATGTGGACGGCAAGATTAAGGCCGAAGATCTGATTAACTTCGAGGTGCCGGGTGGCAAGATTACCGAGGCGGGGATTCGCAACAACATCAGCGTGGAGTTGCAGTACATGGCGGCCTGGCTGGGCGGAAGCGGCGCGGTAGCCATCTTCAACCTAATGGAAGACGCTGCTACCGCCGAAATTTCCCGCTCACAACTGTGGCAGTGGCTCCGCAAGGGGGCTAGGTTGGACGATGGGCGCACCTTTACCCAGGAGCTATACGCAAAGCTCAAGCAGGAAGAGATGGCTAAACTGGCGGGTCTGAAGAACCTGGAAGAGGCCGCCCAACTCCTGGATGAACTGGTGCTGCAGCCAGAGTTCAAAGAATTCCTGACCCTGCCGGCCTACGAGCGGCTGGGTTGA
- a CDS encoding IclR family transcriptional regulator, whose translation MNTKRRPGRSRSTEVGEVRTLERGLHLLEVLSEAETLSLSELARKTDLSPSTAYRLLETLRRRGFADWDETRGLWKVGLRAYQVGSAFLTRGGLIEAATPEMEKLVDELNETVNLAVLDGNEVIYIAQVEGRQLIRMFTRIGARAPIYCTGVGKALLLEHSEPEIRRIVGAGPFKPYTAKTITTLEGFLKTLQEARQRRYVLDDEEREDGVRCIAAPIHDNRGKVVASMSLSAPTTRVPNERLPELGARVRQAADAVSARLGWSG comes from the coding sequence ATGAATACCAAGCGTCGCCCAGGGCGCAGCCGTTCGACCGAGGTTGGTGAGGTACGGACACTCGAGCGCGGCCTGCACCTGCTGGAGGTTCTATCTGAGGCCGAGACCCTCTCTCTCTCAGAGCTGGCCCGCAAAACCGACCTCTCACCCAGCACCGCCTACCGGCTTCTAGAAACTCTGCGCCGCCGAGGCTTTGCCGACTGGGACGAGACCCGGGGCCTGTGGAAGGTGGGCCTGCGGGCTTATCAGGTAGGTTCGGCCTTCCTGACGCGGGGCGGGCTAATCGAGGCCGCTACCCCGGAGATGGAGAAACTGGTAGACGAACTCAACGAAACCGTCAACCTGGCCGTTCTGGACGGCAACGAGGTCATCTACATCGCTCAGGTGGAGGGGCGGCAGCTCATCCGGATGTTCACCCGCATCGGGGCCAGGGCCCCCATCTACTGCACCGGGGTGGGCAAAGCCCTGCTTTTAGAACACAGTGAGCCGGAAATTCGCCGGATTGTGGGCGCAGGGCCCTTCAAACCCTACACCGCCAAGACCATCACCACCCTGGAAGGCTTCTTGAAAACCCTGCAGGAAGCCCGCCAGCGCCGTTACGTGCTGGACGATGAAGAGCGGGAAGACGGGGTACGCTGCATTGCGGCCCCCATCCACGACAACCGGGGCAAGGTGGTTGCCTCCATGTCGCTATCGGCCCCTACCACCCGCGTTCCCAACGAGCGTCTGCCCGAACTCGGCGCGCGGGTGCGCCAGGCTGCCGATGCAGTCTCGGCGCGGCTGGGCTGGTCGGGCTAA
- the pstB gene encoding phosphate ABC transporter ATP-binding protein PstB, with product MVQEIAIGHQTVRREPVPAEEAVVQVQNLSLFYGKHQALYNVSINFPRNKITAIIGPSGCGKSTLLRSLNRMNDLVPGVRLEGKVIYEGIDIYDPQVDPVEVRRHIGMVFQKPNPFPKSIFENVAFGLRLQGQKAGLEQAVKQALERAALYEEVKDKLGEVALRLSGGQQQRLCIARAIATEPPLLLLDEPTSALDPIATERIEELLLELKKRFSLVIVTHNMQQAARIADRTAFMHLGVLIEEGPTNEIFTVPRDPRTEAYVTGRFG from the coding sequence ATGGTTCAAGAGATTGCAATTGGACACCAGACCGTTCGGCGCGAGCCGGTGCCAGCCGAGGAAGCCGTTGTACAGGTACAGAACCTCAGCCTCTTTTACGGCAAGCATCAGGCCCTCTACAACGTAAGCATCAACTTCCCGCGCAACAAGATTACCGCCATCATTGGGCCTTCGGGGTGCGGCAAGTCTACCCTGCTACGCTCCCTCAACCGCATGAACGACCTGGTGCCGGGGGTACGCCTCGAGGGCAAGGTCATCTACGAGGGGATTGATATCTACGACCCCCAGGTTGACCCGGTGGAGGTGCGCCGCCACATCGGCATGGTCTTTCAGAAGCCCAACCCCTTCCCCAAAAGCATCTTCGAGAACGTAGCCTTTGGGCTGCGCTTACAAGGGCAAAAAGCGGGCCTCGAGCAAGCAGTAAAGCAAGCCCTCGAGCGCGCCGCACTCTACGAGGAGGTCAAAGACAAGCTTGGCGAGGTTGCGCTCAGGCTCTCGGGCGGTCAGCAGCAACGCTTGTGCATCGCCCGGGCCATCGCCACCGAGCCCCCACTGCTGCTCCTGGACGAGCCCACCAGCGCCCTCGACCCCATCGCCACCGAACGCATCGAGGAGCTTTTGCTGGAACTCAAAAAGCGCTTCTCGCTGGTAATTGTGACCCACAACATGCAGCAGGCCGCGCGCATCGCCGACCGCACCGCCTTCATGCACCTGGGTGTGCTCATCGAGGAAGGCCCCACCAACGAAATCTTCACGGTGCCGCGCGACCCCCGCACCGAGGCCTATGTAACGGGCCGGTTCGGTTAG